The window AAATAATTTTTTCATAAATTCTTTAAAATCAATTTAGTTTCTCCTTGAATCAACTCAACATGACAACAGTCATGACCGATTAGCATTTGATGTTCAATAACATTTTTACCCTCTATCTCACCTACGAAAACTAATACTGATCCTTCTTGATTTAATTCTTTCAACTCCGCATCCGTAATTACTGGATAGAGCCCATTTTCTTGCTGAAAAGTATTTCTTGAAAATTCGAACTTTTTCCTAGAATCAAAAAATGTATAAAAGTTATCCAGTTCTACATATTCTCCATTATCATCCACTATTTCCAATTCTACTGATCTAAACTCCTCTGTACATATTCTAGATTCTAAATTACAATCTTCAAGAGAATTAGACTCCTCTTCACAAGAAAAGAATAGGAAAGCTGAAATTAAGACAAATAAGTTGTAGTAAACTTTCATTGATTTTCCATTTGTAACTTAACGATGTCTGCCTTCTAATATTTTGATCACATCCTTTAGTTTGTATCCTTTGGCTTGTAAAAGAATAAGATAATGAAATAATAAATCAGCTGATTCATTCAAGAATAATTCTTCATTATTATCTTTTGCTTCTATAACCACTTCAACAGCTTCCTCTCCGACCTTTTGTGCAACCTTATTTATACCTTTATCAAATAAACTTTTAACATATGATTTTTCATTATCTCCATTCTTTCTCCCCTCAATCACTTGTTCTAATTTATTAAGAAATCCGAATCCTTCATTCTTTTCATCCCAGCAGGTATCAGCACCAGTATGACATGTTGGTCCGTCAGGAATAGCTTTTATCAAAAAAGTATCTTGATCACAATCAAGAGAGATCTCTACAAGATTTAAATAATTTTCTGAAGATTCACCTTTAGTCCAAAGTCTTTGTTTTGATCTACTAAAAAAGGTTACTTTACCTGAAGATTGTGTTTTCGCAAGTGCTTCTTCATTCATATAGCCAAGCATCAATACTTTGCCTGTATTATCATCCTGAATAATGGCAGGTAGCAAACCATTTTCACCTTTTGAAAAATCGGGTTTTAACATATTAAATAGTATTTTATATAAGGATTAAATCCTAGTAGGAATTTTTTTATTCGATAAATAGTTTTTTAGATCTGGAATTCCAATCTCTTTAAAATGGAAAATACTGGCAGCTAATGCAGCATCAGACTTCCCTTTTGTAAAGGTATCATAAAAATGTTGCATATTTCCTGCACCACCAGAAGCAATGATAGGTACGTTTACCAAATCAGAAATTTTCGCGAGTAATTCATCTGCAAATCCTGCTTTGGTTCCATCATGATCCATTGAAGTTAGTAATATTTCTCCAGCCCCTAAATCAACTGCTTTTTTAATCCAATCTTCAGTTTTTAATTCGGTAGGTTTTGAGCCTCCATGGGTATGAACAATGTTTTCTCCATTTACATTTCTTGAATCAACAGCAACTACTATGCATTGTGATCCAAACTCATCAGCCATTTCTTTAATAATAGTTGGATTACGTACTGCTGCGGAATTGATAGAAACTTTATCGGCTCCTGCTGCAAGAAGTAATGAAACGTCTTCAACGGTACTAATCCCTCCTCCCACTGTAAAAGGAATATTGATTGCTTCTGCAACTTTCTCGACTAACTCAACAAGAGTTTTTCGTTTTTCATTTGTAGCTGTAATATCAAGAAAAACAAGTTCATCGGCACCTTCAGCTGCATAAATCTTAGCTAACTCAACTGGATCACCAGCATCTCTTAATTCAACAAAATTAACCCCTTTTACAGTTCTACCATCTTTAATGTCCAAACAAGGAATTATTCTTTTAGTCAGCATAAATTAAAATGATTTGAAATCTGATAAATTAATCCTCTTTTCATAAATAGCCTTTCCTACTATAGCACCGTATAGATTCATCTCCTTCAATATTTTGAGGTCATCTAGATTACTCACTCCTCCACTTGCAATCAATTTAATCTCAGGAAATCGTTTAATTATATTTTCATATAAATCATTAGCTGTACCTTGAAGTGCACCATCTTTTGAAACATCAGTACAAATTACATATTTCAAGCCTTTTGCTAAATAGTGATCAAGAAAATCAAAAATATGCTTATCAGAACTTTCTTGCCATCCATGAATCGCTATTTTTTCATCTTTGACATCAGCTCCTAAAATAATTTTCTCTCCACCAAACTCTTGAATCCATTCTGTAAATAAAGATTCATTTTTAACTGCTATACTGCCCCCTGTAATTTGATTTGCTCCTGCCTCAAATACGGCATTGATATCCTCAGTACTTTGGACACCACCACCAAAATCTATGGTTAGATTCGTTTGATTGGAAATTGTTTTTAAAACGTCAAGGTTGACTACCTTTTTAGCTTTGGCTCCATCTAAATCTACTAAATGTAATCTCTTTAAACCTGCTTGTTCAAATTCTTGTGCTACTTCAAGAGGATTACTATTATATTCTTTTTTTTGATTATAATCACCTTTTGTTAATCTAACACACTTTCCATCAATTATATCTATAGCGGGTATTATATGCATTGATTTATATTTCAAATAAAAAATTTCTTAAAAACTGATCTCCGGCTTCAGCACTTTTTTCGGGATGTGGCTGAATAGCATAGTAATTATCCTTTTTCAACGCATTACTGAAAGGAACCATATAATTAGTTTCAGAAATGGTTTGATCACATACTTCCGCATAGTAGGAATGCACGAAGTAAAAGTATGCAGGTGATGCAATTCCTTTAAATATTGGATCATCTGAAATACTAGCGGTATTCCAACCCATATGCGGAACTTTTAAATCCATTGGGAATTTCTTAACCTTTGCATCAAATATATTAAGACAAGCAGTATCTCCTTCTTCTGTATGGCTACATAGCAACTGCAAGCCTAAACAAATCCCTAAAAATGGATTTTTGATAGACTTAATTACCTGATCAAGTTCTCTCTCCTTTAAATATTTCATAGCCGAAGAAGCTTCCCCCTGTCCAGGAAATATAACTCTATCCGCTGAAAGTATTTCTTCAGGATTATCTGTAAGATGGCCTTCTAACCCCATTCGTTTTAAGGCAAGCATAACCGATTTAATATTTCCGGCATTGTACTTAATAACTGCTACCTTCATCTAGTCTTAAATTTTCAGAAATTATAAAATTTGACAAATATGGTTATGTATAACTCATATTTTTAAAACACAAATTTAGGCTTATCTGTATAGTAAAAAACCTTTTTTAGTTTATTAATTTGAAGTGAAATATTTTAATCTAAAAATGAGTGGATTTTAGAATTAGGTTTTCGTAAATATTCTAATAAAGAAAAAGGGCTTAAATAAGCCCAATGTATCATTGTATTAATATCTTCTTCTTTTAAGAAAATTAAACATACCACCTCTTCCTCGATTTGGTTTTATATTAAATTTCTTACCTCCGACACCAAAAACTTTATTTAAGAATTCACCTTGAATGTAAAACTCAGCTTTTACATTGAAAATCAAGTAATAATCGTTATCCTCAGGGTTCCCTCTTATTTCCCCCCTCCCTGTTGGATCTGATAATGCTAAAGCAGTTATGTCCTCAGGATTATTTAAATCAAATTGATCAAGACTTGGATAGCCTCTTCCGTTTACTCCACTTACATCATCTAAGTAATCCGTGAAAGTTATACGATTACTTACCTGAGCGGTAATATCCATAAAGTCATTTACTTTCACTCGAACTCCAGCTCCAACAGGTATCACAACTGCAAATCTTCCATAGGTATTAGGCCTTTCAGTTTGATATTGTCTTAAATACACCATTTCACCAGCTCTTGGAACAGTTCCTAGCGAATCAACAGGATCACCAGCTTGGTTTCTAACAAATTCAGGCACTTCTGCTTTAGGGGCATAAAATAAAACGCCTACACCTGCAAAAACAAAAGGATTAATCAATCTTCTTTGAGTAAATCTTGTGGCGGTAGGAAACAATGAAATTGAGGCTGTTGCAGTTAATTCCATATTATCAGAAACAAATGACAAGCCTCTGCTTCTTGTATTTAATTCAGGATCAATATCTAAGTCGTTACCAGATAATTGAAAAGCCATATAATTAATACCTGCATGCACTCTATTGGAAAATCTGTAATGAATTCCTCCGATTACATTCAATTTGGTATCAAAATACGAACCAGGATTTGTTAAATCTCCTAAACCTCTAGCATAGCCCAAACCTCCAGAAGCTAGCCATTTTCTATTTATTCTATTAGAATAAAAGGCTTGTCCGTACAGCTCAGTACCAATAAATGCTAAAATCGATATTAGGAGTATCTTTTTCATAATATTCTACCAAGAACAAATATAAATATTTTTTTAGATAATACTTTAAGTGAATACTTTAATCCTTTAATAAATAATACATGAAAATTTATTTGTTGTGTTTTCCTGTATTAATAGATACAAATTAATCTATTTTTTGTTTTTTTGAATATGTTAAAATTAGCTGCTATTGACATTGGCTCAAATGCCATCAGAATTCAACTATCAAGAGTAACAATATTTGAAGGAAACATAACTTTTAAAAGATTAGAATATGTACGTTTCCCTTTAAGACTAGGGCAAGATGTATTTACAACTGGTAAAATAAGCCCTGATTCTGAAGCTAAATTTATAAAACTTATGCAGGCCTTTAAACTTCTGATTGATTTATATGAAGTAGATGATTATATGGGTTGTGCTACCTCTGCCATGAGAGAATCAGACAATGGTAGAGAAATCATTCAAAAGGTAAATGAAAGTTTAGATTTAGAGATTGATATTATTGATGGTGATCAGGAAGCTGAAATGATTAACAAAGCCATATTTCCTTATATGGATGACAAAGCATATTTACATATAGATGTTGGTGGTGGAAGTACAGAATTCAATTTTTATCAGAATAATCAAAAGTTACTTTCTCGCTCTTTTAAAATTGGCTCCGTCAGACATCTGGAAACAAACAGTGCCCATCATATGTGGGATGAAATGAAAAAATGGATTGAACAAAAAGTAATTCAAAAATCTGTTAAAATTCAGGCCATTGGAACAGGAGGTAATATTAATAAAGTTCAAGACTTGACGGGTAAGAAGCCAGGAAAACCAATTAGCCTTAAGAAAGTAAAAGAAACCCAGGCTTATATTAAGGGCTTTAATATGGATGAGCGAATCAATAAACTACAATTTAATCCTGATCGAGCAGATGTAATTATTCCCGCATTAGATATTTACATAAACGCCATGATTTGGTCAAAGTCACAATCGATAATAGTGCCCGATAGTGGTTTAAAAGATGGTATTATGCAGCTACTTTATGAAAGAAATAAAGAAAAACTGAATTGATTATTTAGCAGCTACAGCTTCTACCTCTACTAATAACTCAGGGCGAGCTAGTTTGTAAACCCCGATAGTGGAACGGGCTACCTTATTAGGATTAATTTCATTATTAAAATATTCACCATAAGCTTTAAACCAAGCATCAAAGTCAACTTCACCTGTTGAATCTGGAGCAATATAAACTCTTAAAAAGAAAACATCTTTCATGGTATAGCCTTCCGCTTCAATAGTAGTTTTTATTCTCCTTAAAACCCCGATACTTTGCTCATAGGTATTACCATATTTAGACATATCGCCAGGCTTAGCATTTGGATTTTTGACTTCACTCACCAAACCGGATGTATAAAAAACATCTTTATTCGCAGGAAGATGTACTCCTTTTAATATACTTGATTCAGGGCGATCAACTCTTACAATTTCTTTATTTGCTTCTTGAGATTGACATGCAGCAAGAGAAAGTAATATAAAACAACCTATATATAGATTAATCTTCATTTTTCGATATTTTAAAATTTAATTGCTTAAGAATTGACAACTGCAATATAAAAATATTGTCATTATTATCAGGATTACCGAAAGCTGATATATTATCAAGATAATCAGTCTGTGGATTTATGAAACCGGTTCTAAGTTGAATACCAAATCCGTTCTCCAGGAAATAATAAGCATTAAGAGTAGTGGGTAAAATGAGTGAAAAATTAGCATACTCCTCTCCTTGCGACCTACTATCTAATTGATTTGCTAAATCGAAATTATTTTCATCGAAAACCGTAAACCTGCTAAAACCAAAACCCTGAGAAAGATAAATCGAGTAATTTGATTTCTTTATAAAATGAATACTGGGCTCTATATGAATTGATTGGTAGGTAGTTCTAGCAAAATCATTTATTTTAAATTCACTTTGATCAAAAAAACGAACTTGTCTGTTTTCAGCTTGAATCTCTCCCCCACTTATCCAAAATCCAACATTCAACCATCTGTTTTTATTAAAATGCATAAAAGCTGAGATTTGAAATCCAGGTTGAGAATACTCTGGTTCCAAATCAGTTTTAGGAATAGCAGTTCCAAAACTTAAACCTACAAATTTATTTTCTCCTTGCCCTAAGACAGAAAAAGCAAATAGAAAATTGAAGATTATCAATATCTCTATTTGCTTTCTCATAGTTATAGTATTTAAATTTTATTACTTATTCTTCTTCAATTGTGTGAAGTCATAAGTTTCTAAAAATTTAGTTGTGAATTTACCTGATTTAAAGATTTCATTGTCCATCATTTCGATATGGAAAGGTATTGTGGTTTTAACGCCTTCAATTACAAATTCTTCCAATGCTCTCTTCATTCTAACCATTACTTCCTCTCTACTTTGCCCTGATACAATTAGTTTGGCGATCATTGAATCGTAAAAAGGAGGAATTGTATAGCCTGCATACACATGGCTGTCTACTCTTACGCCATGACCACCTGGTAAATGTAAATTTGTAATTTTTCCTGGACTTGGTCTAAAATCATTTGCAGGATCTTCCGCATTAATTCTACATTCCATCGCATATAGATGAGGGAAGTAATTTTTACCTGAAATGGTTAAACCAGCAGCCACTTTAATTTGCTCTTTGATAAGATCAAAATCAGTAACTTCTTCTGTAATCGGGTGCTCAACCTGAATACGTGTATTCATTTCCATGAAATAGAAGTTATTGTGCTTATCTAATAAGAATTCGATGGTTCCTGCACCTTCATAGCCAACTGCTTCAGCACCAGCTATAGCTGCTTTACCCATTTTTTCTCTAAGCTCATCTGTCATGACAGGACAAGGAGTTTCCTCAATCAATTTCTGGTGCCTTCTCTGAATAGAACAATCTCTCTCAGATAAATGGCATGCTTTACCATTTTTATCACCCACGATTTGAACCTCAACGTGACGTGGCTCCTCTACAAATTTTTCTAAATAAAGCCCTTCATTTCCAAAAGAGGCGCCTGCTTCCTGACGCGCAGAATCCCATGCTTTTTTGAATTCATCTTCCTTATTGACAATACGCATACCTTTACCTCCACCACCTGCTGTAGCTTTAAGAATTACGGGGTATCCCATATCTTTAGCAATCTTCTTACCTTCTTCAATGGACTCAAGTATGCCTTCTGAACCTGGGATTGTTGGAACACCTGCAGCCTTCATAGTAGCTTTAGCAGTGGCCTTATCTCCCATTTTGCTGATCATATCAGGATCTGCACCAATGAATTTTATTCCGTATTCAGCACAAATTTTTGAAAACTCAGCATTTTCAGATAAGAATCCATAACCAGGGTGAATAGCATCAGCATTTGTAATTTCGGCAGCTGAAATTATATTAGGTATATTTAAATAAGAATCTTTACTAGCTGCTGGCCCTATGCATACTGCCTCGTCAGCAAATCTCACGTGTAAACTATCTTTATCAGCCAGTGAATAAACTGCCACTGTACTAATTCCCATTTCTTTGCAAGTTCTGATAATTCGCAAAGCAATTTCACCTCTATTGGCAATTAATATCTTTTTAAACACAATATTTATTTTTTAATGAAACATTATACTTCTCTTGATGAATTTTTATCAAGAAGGATCCACTAAAAATAATGGCTGATCGTATTCAACTGGAGTGGCGTTGTCTACTAAGATTTTAACAATTTTACCTGAAATATCAGATTCGATTTCATTAAAAAGCTTCATAGCTTCTACTATACATACTGTATCCCCCGCTTTAACTGAATCACCAACATTAACAAATGCAGGAGAATCAGGATTAGGTGTTCTGTAGAAAGTTCCAATCATTGGAGATTTAATAGCAACATATTTATCATCATCAGAAGCTGCCGCTTTATCGCCACCACCAGAACTTGGTGCAGGAGTTTCAACAGGAGCAGAAGCCGGTGCTGGTGCAGGAGCTGCAGCTGGTTGAGGTGCAGGTGCTGCTGCTTGAATCACTTTAGCTTCCGTATTCTTTTTAACTTTAATTTTAAATTCTTCTGTTTCAATATTTACTTCATCCAATCCGGACTTAGAAATAAAATCAATAAGGTCTTGAATCTCTTTCGCTTTCATAGCAATTGGTTTAGTTAAAAGTCAAAATTTCTTAAATAATTATTTTTTTACCCTCTCTGAATAAGAACGGGTTCTTGTATCTACTTTAATAACTTCATCTTGATCGATGAATAAAGGCACTTTTACTTCAGCTCCTGTTTCTACTGTTGCAGGTTTAGTAGCATTTGTAGCGGTATCACCTTTGATGCCTGGCTCAGTATAAGTTACTTTCATTTCAACAAATGGAGGCAACTCACAACTTAATGGCTTTTCAGTTTCTGCATGAATTAAAATATCAACTTCTTGCCCTTCTTTATACAAATCAGAGTTTTCAATGTTCTCTTCAGGAATAGAAATCTGTTCGAAAGTTTCTGTATCCATGAAGTGCATTCCTATATCATCCTTGTATAAGAATTGGTGAGGTCTTCTTTCAATTCTTGCAGTAGTTACTTTATGTCCTGAGGAAAATGTGTTATCTAAAACTTTCCCAGTTGTAAGACTTTTTAATTTAGTACGAACAAAAGCAGGCCCTTTTCCTGGCTTTACGTGTTGAAATTCTACTATTGTAAATAAGTCGTTATTATATTCAATGCAAAGACCATTTTTGAAATCTGAAGTATCTGCCATTTTAAAATAAAATTAAATTTAATGATATTAATTTGAATCGTAAGCCCATTTTATATAAACGGAGCCCCATGTAAATCCTCCTCCAAATGCCGCAAGGATAATATTATCCCCTTTTTTCATTTGTTTTTCATATTCCCATAAACATAAAGGAATAGTACCACTGGTTGTATTACCAAATTTATGAATATTGAGCATCACTTTGTCAGAATTGACCCCCATTCGGTTAGCAGTAGCATCTATAATTCTTTTGTTAGCTTGATGAGGAACTAACCAAGCTACATCTTCTGAAGTCAATTCATTTTTAGCCATAATTTCAGCAGCAACTTCTGCCATATTCGTTACAGCAAATTTAAATACTTGACTCCCTTCTTGATATACATAATGTTCTTTAGCCGCTAAGGTCTCAGCAGACGCAGGTTTCCTGCTCCCTCCTGCTTTCATGTGTAAGAACTGTTCTCCAGAACCATCTGAATGAAGTATTGAGTCTTTTATCCCAAAACCTTCTTCATTAGGCTCTAATAAAATTGCTCCGCCACCATCACCAAAAATGATACAAGTCTGTCTATCTTCATAATCAATAATGGAAGACATTTTATCAGCACCCACGACTATCACCTTTTTATACTTACCTGTTTCGATAAATTGAGATCCTGTAGCTAAAGCAAACAAAAAGCCTGAGCAAGCTGCTTGTATATCATAGCTGAAGGCATTAACTGCGCCTACATTGTTGCTAATAATATTTGCAGTAGCAGGGAAAAGCATATCTGGAGTAGTAGTAGCACAAATCAATAAGTCAATATCCTCAGCTTTTGTACCTGTTTTTTCCAATAAACCTTTAACAGCCTCAGTACCAATTACTGAAGTACCTTGGTTTTCACCTTTAAGAATTCTTCTTTCTTTAATGCCAGTACGGGAAGTAATCCACTCATCATTAGTTTCGACCATAGTCTCTAACTCTTTGTTAGTCAACACATAGTCAGGAACCCATCCATGAACTCCGGTAATAGCTGCAGTTATTTTAGTCATTTGTTGATTGTAGTTTCTTTGGCTATTGAATTGCTAATATATATAATATTGAATTGAAGCCCGACAAATTTAGGAGAAATGAATAGGTCAACAATCAATGATACCAGAAACAGGTAAGAATAATCAAATTTTAACCTCTAAGAATTATAAAACTCAACTATTCAAAAAAGTATTGCCAATAAAAAAAGCTTTGCTTGAAAGCAAAGCTTTATATTTCATCTTGACTATAATTAAGCCAATACTTCTTTTTCCATTACTACATTACCTTTGTAGTAAAGTTTACCTTCGTGCCAGAAAGCTCTGTGTGGCAAATGCGCCTCGCCTGTAGTAGGACAAATCGCCAATAATTTTGCCGTTCCTTTTTTGTGAGTCCTTCTTTTATCTCTTCTGGTTCTAGATATTTTTCTCTTAGGATGCGCCATTTTATTCTAATTTTTAATTCTTATTTCTTTTTTTTCAAATCTTTTAATGCTGCCCATCGTGGGTCAATTTCTTCTTCACTTTTTTCCTCCTCACTCGGATTATCATCAGCATTATCTATGTAAACATATTCATTATGCTCTTCATCTTCTCCTAACTCATCGGGGTGAAGCTTTTTTAATGGAATTTGCAAAGCAATAGTTTCATAAATGAAATGGCCTACATTAATCACTTGTGTGTTTTTTGTAATTACCATTACATCCTCTTCTAACTCTTTTTCCTCTTCTCCATATTTATACAGCAACTTTTTGCTGATATCTATCGGGTATTCAAATTCTTCTAAACTTCTATCGCTCACAAGATCAAGATATCCTGAAAAATCGAAAGTGAGCTCCATTAAATTATCTCTTTTATCCAATAAGAGATCAATTTTTACTTCTCCACTATCAATCAAATCCCCTTCAAACTTGCTGAAAAAGTCTTTATCAACAGAAAACTTATATTCATGCAGCTTGTTTCCAAGCTTATATACTTGAATGTCGAATTCTTTCAACTTTTCCATCCCACCTGAATTAAGAGCGCAAAGATAAAAAGATTATTTGATATTACTAAATAGCTTTAAGAATATTCTTTTCTATTCTTAATGATATCGGATGCCAAGAACAAGGCTTGTCGCATAGAAGTTTCATCCGCCTGACCTTTTCCTGTTAAGTCATAAGCTGTTCCATGGTCTGGTGAAGTACGTACAAAAGGTAAACCAGCAGTATAATTAACTCCATTTGAAAAGGCTAATGTTTTAAAAGGAATCAATCCTTGATCATGATACATAGCTAATACAGCATCAAAGTTTTTATACTGTTGATTTCCAAAAAAGCCATCAGCTGGAAAAGGACCAAAAACTAATTTCCCTTTTTCTTTCCTCTTTTCAATTAATGGTTTGATAAAGTCTTCTTCCTCATTTCCGATAACTCCACCATCGCCCGCATGTGGATTTAACCCTAATACTGCTATTTTAGGTTTTTTGATTCCGAAATCCTGCTTTAAAGATTTTTCTAAAACATCTAATTTACTGTCAATTTTTTCTGCTGTAACCTTATTTGCTACATCTTGAATAGGAATATGCCCAGTTACCACCCCTACTCTCAAATCACCATCTACTAATAACATTAAACTGTCTTTAACTTCAGATTTCTGCGCTAAATACTCTGTATGTCCCGCAAAATTAAAATTATCGGACTGAATATTATTTTTATTGATTGGAGCCGTAACAATAGCATCAACATTTCCTGCAAGAGCATCATCAACAGCTTTTTCTATGCTGATAAAAGCATATTTACCTGCTTCCTCAGTAGATTGCCCCATGGTGATATTCACAGTTTCTTCCCATAAATTGAGAACATTCAATTTCTTGTCATTTAGTTCTTCCAATTTTTTTAACTGAAAATAATTGAAATCACGAATGTTTAGAGCTTTTCTATAATAGGACAATATTTTACCTGAACCATACACCACTGGAGTCATCAATTTCAAAATTCTATTGTCTTCTAAAGCTTTAATGATCACTTCAGGAGCAATACTATTTACATCTCCAATAGTAATAGCAATTGTGGGTTTATTATTTTCTTCCATATCTTAAATCAGAACTTGAAGCTGAATTTTGAAATAATTATGATTAAATTCTGTGCAATTTAGTTTTTTTTTATCTGCTTTGAAAAATGAAGGGAGTTCGAGCGAAAAAACATCTAGGTCAACATTTCTTAAAAGACCAAAATATTGCCAACAAAATTGTGGATAGTTTAAGTGGTCATCAATCCTATAATAAATTATTAGAGATTGGTCCTGGCACGGGTGTTTTGAGTGATATTTTAATTCAACAAAATATTTATGATTTATTATTTATGGATGTTGATCAGGAATCCATTGATTATCTAAAAGTTCAACATCCTGATTATTCCGATCAATTCATTTTGGAAGATTTTTTAAGAATGGATGTATCAAAATACTTTAATGAGCCATTCGGAATAATTGGCAACTTTCCATATAATATTTCATCACAAATTTTCTTTAAAGTTTTAGAGTATAGAAATCAAATTCCTGAAGTGGTAGGAATGATTCAAAAAGAAGTGGGAGAAAGGATAGCTGCAAAAGAGGGGAATAAAACTTATGGCATATTAAGCGTATTAATTCAAGCTTTTTATGATGTTGAATATTTATTTTCAGTACCTCCTAATGTATTTAATCCGCCTCCGAAGGTAACTTCAGCAGTATTAAGATTAAAAAGAAATGAAACTGAAACTTTAGATTGTGATGAAAAGTTGTTTTTCAGGGTTGTAAAGCAAGGTTTTAATAATCGTAGGAAAACATTACGCAATGCATTAAAAAGTTTTGATTTAACAACTGAACAAAAGTCACTAGATTTACTTGATAAAAGAGCCGAACAACTCACCGTTAACGATTTTGTAGAATTAACTAATCTGCTAGCAGATGGAGAATCTTGAACAACAAGAACATATTGATCAGTTTGAACTATCGAAAGAGTATTTTGAGAAATTACAACTTGCCATAAATGGAAAGGATGAAAATTTCATAAAAAATACACTAGAAGGGACTAATCCTGCAGATATTTCAACTATCCTGCTTGAATTTAATACTGAAGAATCAAGATATGTTTTGGATGTATTGGAGAACGAAGTCAGTGCTGAAGTCATTAATGATTTAGATGAAGATGTCCGTTCTAAATATCTGAAGGAGTTCGAGACGGTTGAAATCGCAGCCATGCTTAATGAACTCGATTCTGATGATGCGGTGGATATTATTAATGAACTACCGCTTAAAGATCGAGAAGAAGTAATTGCTTCCCTTGATAATAAAGAAAAAGCAAAAAACATTCTGGACTTACTTCGCTACGAAGAAGATGTAGCGGGTGGTTTGATGGCTAAAGAATTGATTAAAGCCAACGTGAATTGGTCAATTAATCAGTGTATAGATGAAATCAGAAGACAAGCAGAAAATGTTGAAAAAATTTATTCTGTTTATGTAGTAGATGATCAAAACATATTATTAGGTAGAGTTTCTTTGAAAAAAATTATACTTGCCGATGATCATTTGAAAGTAAAGGATCTGTATGATGATGATGTGATTTCAGTAGAAACCTATATGGACGAGGTAGATGTGGCTGAAGTAATGCGTAAATACGATTTAGATGCCGTGCCGGTAGTAAATGTGCAGGGAAAATTGATGGGCCGCATTACGATTGATGATATCGTAGATGTTATTACAGAATTGGCGGAGGAAGAAAGACAAATGATGGCCGGTATTTCTGAAGATGTAGAGGAAGATGATAGCATCTGGATGCTAACACGCGCTCGATTGCCTTGGCTAATCATAGGTATGTTTGGGGGATTATTAGGCGCTCAGTTTATTGGTGTATTTGAAGAGGATATTTTGTTGGTTCCCGCAATGGCT is drawn from Marivirga arenosa and contains these coding sequences:
- the rsmA gene encoding 16S rRNA (adenine(1518)-N(6)/adenine(1519)-N(6))-dimethyltransferase RsmA; translated protein: MKGVRAKKHLGQHFLKDQNIANKIVDSLSGHQSYNKLLEIGPGTGVLSDILIQQNIYDLLFMDVDQESIDYLKVQHPDYSDQFILEDFLRMDVSKYFNEPFGIIGNFPYNISSQIFFKVLEYRNQIPEVVGMIQKEVGERIAAKEGNKTYGILSVLIQAFYDVEYLFSVPPNVFNPPPKVTSAVLRLKRNETETLDCDEKLFFRVVKQGFNNRRKTLRNALKSFDLTTEQKSLDLLDKRAEQLTVNDFVELTNLLADGES
- the mgtE gene encoding magnesium transporter, which produces MENLEQQEHIDQFELSKEYFEKLQLAINGKDENFIKNTLEGTNPADISTILLEFNTEESRYVLDVLENEVSAEVINDLDEDVRSKYLKEFETVEIAAMLNELDSDDAVDIINELPLKDREEVIASLDNKEKAKNILDLLRYEEDVAGGLMAKELIKANVNWSINQCIDEIRRQAENVEKIYSVYVVDDQNILLGRVSLKKIILADDHLKVKDLYDDDVISVETYMDEVDVAEVMRKYDLDAVPVVNVQGKLMGRITIDDIVDVITELAEEERQMMAGISEDVEEDDSIWMLTRARLPWLIIGMFGGLLGAQFIGVFEEDILLVPAMAFFIPLITATGGNVGIQSSSIVLQSLASKSVFDDSFLKRITKVLVIAILNGLVIAGIVMGMNLILGQEVKLAIVVSTALFAVVLLASFMGTVTPIVLDKFGINPALAAGPFITTTNDLLGLLVYFSVAHFLY